TCGATGACGAAGTTGCTGTTCAAAACTTGGTTCAGCCTCTGGAATCAGGCTGAAAGCGATGATGATTTtgataaaagaagaagaaacgaagaaagaagaaacgtgGGCTGAAGATGTCGACATCCAACACAGATTTACTTTCGCCATGGAATACGGTCCCCATGTAGATGTCCAAGGCTATGAGATGGTTATCGACTACTTTCGCCTCTTTCTGAATGATCAGTTAGACGAACAGGTATGGACGTCAGAAGatggtgaagaagaaaaaagattggaCAGAAACTACCGTCGATGAACTGAGAGACTTCGTGGACATCTGTCTGCATATTGCCCGGTTGCCAAAGCTTCGCGACTGCTGGTCGGTGATCCTGCTCAGCCAGACACTAAGACAAGTAGATATAAGTtgattgaaagagaaaatctcTGGTGCAATCAGCGAAAACAATGCCAATATGGTAACTATTCGTGAAGTATTTTTATGATGCTGCCCTCCAAGATCGTCGGACATTGTAATCAATGGGTTAAAGAACCGTAATTGCAGACAGTATCGTAATATGGAGCTTAGTGCCCCTCTTGGCACAATCAGTAGTTGGTCCAGGGACAAGATTTTCGACAGCTGGCCAAAAGCTTTCCTTGTGCTCGACTGCAACGAAGGAGTAGGAGAAATATGTCAGCTGCTTCCTCAGCTTCTAGATTATTTTTGGTCGAAATTTGAACTGATTAAAATAGCTCTTCGAAAACTTGGCCATTGAACCTTCAAAACTAGGCTTTGGAAGCTTACTATACGAAATCTTGATAATACTGttgttttcttcgattttcatGTGATTATGGACAGACTGAGCAATTCAGCTGAAAAATACGTTCGCGTGCTGTTGAACATAGAAACgctaaaaattccacaaatttcaAGCTTAACGGAGCGTATCACAGAATCGGCCGATAatggaaaatccagagaaacatagagttcgggttgttgATTTTGGAATATCAGCAtagttccactcatctttCAATAGTTCTCATGAAAAACGGAGCGGGAACGGCGTACGTTTGAATACGTCCCCTTGCACGTGCTCAGGTCCTCTcgccagcctattcattgggcTTTACTTGAACTGGTTGGTGAGGAGACTGAGGAGACGATCCTCGACTTCTTGTACGTAGATGCGGCGCTTGTATGTGGGTGCGTTGCAACCGAAACCGCAAGGAAAAACACACAGTCTTTCAGTCTTCCACACCGTTTTCTTTGCGACGATGAGGAAAAGATGAGGATTTCCGCTGgttcccgcaatctacaacctgaacCATATGTTTTCCCTTGTGTTTGCGTACTAAGTCAAGGTAGTGAGACCGTTTGAATGAATTTGGGCTTACAATTACATTaaaagcataccacgaatctgaggtggtgcggatttcaggtggagtattcgtacacgggatcgtagattaaggaggggtttgattccgtccatttctgcctaattgccgcaaaaaacggcccggaagatacggcttggagcgttccggcgcgctattttctacgacgagttcgattggagcgcgccagccgtgtgaacacgccgcatcttccgtgccgtttttttacgccaattagaaagaaatggaaggaatcaccctcctctccgtatacgaatactccacgtgaaatccgtaccacctcagattcgtggggtgatgcctttgatcaCATTGCCTTTTTCtactagtgttttttttataagaattACTGATTTATATAACAGAGATGTTCTCATATACATATCGACATGTCTACTTAAAACCAACAATATCcactaaaaacaaataataagcaCTTTCATAAGCATGACGGCAAAACCTATTGTGTTCGAGAGATCACCCCTCAGCCGGACTTACTGCCTCCACCACGTGATCAAACATGTCCCTCGTTTCGTCTCCCGCGTTTTCACGCGTTAAGCGCGCCAAGATTGGCGTTCCTCCAGCCGTAGGCGTGAATCACCAGCTACGGTGAAATGCGCTGCAGGCGTAGTGGTCACTGCTTGAACCAGCGCTTCCTCACTTCACGTTCCTCGAATATTCCCATCTTGCTCGTGTGTTCCAAAGGATGAATCCAGTTTCCAAAAGGAGGATAACCGGGGGGCGGGGGGCAGTAATGTGCCACTAGGTGAGAGGGCCATATCGGGATATGAGAGTTGAAGAAGTGTTCGCGCGGGatttttcatctattcaaACAAGAGGGACTCGTTCGTTGTTATTGATGTGTTATTGtgctctacttttttttgcctagATATTTTCCGATTTCTTGCAATTTCTCTCTAGCTTCTTTATGAGGTTTTTGAAATCACTCAGTATGAATTCtgtattcaatttatttccagaCAGGCGCAGAACTCACCTTTGCACTCGATAGGAAATATGGCTCTAGACTGCGTACGTTGTGTTTACgtttcagttttttgttttcctttagAGAATTTGCTGGAACAAAGTGTTACATATCGACAATCATTTTGCACATCTGTATTGGAGGTGAACATGTACTACTGACATTTAATTCTGCGTACATAATCGAAACTAGAACTCTTCGAATGAGATCCAATCGAGGGTAAAATGCAGTTGCAGGCAACAATAGGGCCCTTacttctggaagtgaataataaAGTCAGttggggccctaagacctatgCATCTGTCTAGAGGATCTGTGATATGTAAGGTAAAGTTACCACGAGAagaaagtaagttagagcgtcgggaaataagAGCACCACTGAGTCCCCCTCCCAAATACACTTTTTCCCCGAATTGCGGCCAATATCGATTCGGATGACGTCACttccataggtgcgatagggaggagccggatcATCGTCAGGTGAAGGGGTCTGGCAAATGgatcaagtgatgaggatcctttcgccaaccgtctaaaagtgaagggggtcggtgcaccggctccgactatcgcatctgtAGTCACTTCACTTCACTACACGTCACTTTGCAAATGCATAGAAGGCACAGCTCAGGCTATTTTTGGTTTCGTTGGAAGTActacatgatatgacttagctGTTAAATTCAAGCAGGCCTGTTTGGAGGGTTTGGTGAGGTCAAAGCATTAGAGATAGTCAGACCAGTGAAAAACTAATGCTTAAGTTCTGAAGCCCCAGTTGACTCAGCTATCCACTTCATGTGATGACCTCCCGAACGGTCGTTTCGCGCTCCATGGACGTTTTTTTGCGATCTAAGTGCAGGTCGAGTACAGTTCAATTAGGGCAGCGTTAAGTGCCACCATCCCCAAACTAAACCTTACCCTCGTAGCCTTCAACTCGCGCATGGTGCAAAAACTACTCGGAGGTCAAAGAGGAGTTGATCATTATTTAACGTGACCTACTTAGTACAGCAGTTCATCGGCAAGTGGCGCCCCTTCCCACaatttattccagaaaagacTTGGTGCCGTTAAAAATCTCGGTATTCCGGTTCTCATAGGTTTTGGCACTTAACAAGAAGTGAGGAGGAGGTTGCGTGTATTTCTACGAGAAGCTTAGCGCAATAGAATTTCGACTGTCGCGCACGTGAAGCCCTCAAACAGCGCGAAGACGGCAGTCGTACACTCTTTCCCGTATGAGCAAGTTGCCGGCGTTGCTTTGCGAGCTTGTGCGACTACAAAAGTGATAGTTGGGTCGAACCGACATGAGGCTCGGCAGTAGCGTATGCAGCTGCGATCCAGGTGAGACCGTCGCTAGCTTCTCTCGGAAACGAAGATCTGCTCTCCTCTCCACGTCAACCCAATGCTCCGCTTCAACAAGTGTACCGAGGTTCAGCTCCATTTTGTCCCGACTATGGACACAGTTCGTCGCCGCGCCGCAAATCAGGCGCGTCAAGTTGACTTGCTTTGAAAGCTGTGGAGGCCTTCTTGGAAAGGGAAGGCTTCAGTGTACCCTCTTTCGTTTCTCGCGGAATCTTGTTAACGAATTTTACGTGATAAGAAGGTATCAGTGATTTCTTGGAAGATTCATGAAACGCGAATAGAGACATTCTCAGGAAGTCTGTTGTAAGTTGTTTTATGCTGTAAGATTTTTAGGTTGTGAAATCCTTCCTGATTTTACAGCTGATAGTAATAATTCGTAAAGGACACAGCTTTTTCAGAATGCGTCTATTGTTAATGGAAATGCGTTGAAACTCGTTGATGGTGATACTCGGTGCGTTTCaagtagtttatttttttaaattctattcaATTAAGTTTTCATGTGCAGAAGCAGTACTAGTTCTAGAGATCCCGTTGAGAAACTAGCGACTATACCAACCTCTCTCTTTACTCGGCCAAATAGCAACTTCAACAAGAGCGGTAAGAGACGTTCATCATGTACGACAATCTTCGTTTACCGCTCCGTCTATATCAGTCGAGTAGCCTCCTTTATCGAACAACTTTAGAACGCATGTCTTAAtatgtttttcagaaaaaaaaatggaacctGAGCCTGAACAGATGAAGCTGGTGTGTCCAGCTTCATCTCTTCAAGCTAATGTTCCAccaattttttaatgttaatGTTGTAATATTccaccagttttttttattatttaattcttCCTCAACGGCATAGATGCGacagtcggagccggtgctccgacccatTCACTCATGATCGATTGGCGGATTTattctcatcacttgagctgcgcCACATGAACTGGACCACCCTCACCACAGGATCTATGTTATTGCTATGCACCTCTGCTCAGCGGAGGAGACACCGCGCCTGACTCGCCCAGGCAATGGTGTTGCTAGAGCGCGCCATTCCCACACATGTGGATGAGAGTTCCACATCGGTTCTCTAAGTGGTGTTAGATGAAGGATAATAAGAATGTccaattttatattattattactattcatTAACTATCCACGGATGATGTGCACTAGGTACTAACCTAATTTTGCAAACGTAAATACGTACCAAActttattgctattattgttataacCATTCATGAttgatttgtgattttttaattgatttattcTTCCTTTATTTGAACCGAACTTTCAGAATGTTTGTAGACCTCAAGAACATTTCCCAAATGGCGAAGTGAAACCGTACTTAAGTGAAAAATGTTCTCGCCATTTGTCACTTAAGAACGGTGTCACTTCGCCActtgccagacttgtctgggaggataaaaacactgacttgacacatcggctagccaccgcaagtcattgtataggccagttacacgttcgtaaacctcaaacgattctgaattgaagtgaacgcgggggcgcatcccaagcggattgattaacgccagcaACTTTATCGTTTTACTTTAAGGAGGCCGCACTAAAGCTTGGGATTCTCTACTTCTCAGCCACCTCATTTAGGCACTTCTGGTAGACGTATTCAACTCGTGGCTAACTTTGTCCCGCTCAGTCAACAACCGGATCTCTGCTGTGCACAGTATCATGTGGAATTTGAGCCTCAAGTGGAATCGAAATCCTTCCGTCATCAGATTCTAAAGCAAGAACGTATCCAAGAGCATATTGGAACAACCTTTATTTTCGACGGGATGATCTTGTACACAGTGAACGATCGCAATTTCGAAGTGAACGATTTCTACAACAAAGAATTTTAGGATCATAAATTTCGTTCTCCAGGGATCATACCAAGCACTGCATCCACTCACCGGAGAATCTGTAACAGTGCGGCTTCGCGCATCTGTGAGGTTCACTCAAAATGACGCTCAAACGATCAACTGTTATAACATCGTCATTCGCTGGTAGTTGAATCTAAACTTAAATACCTCTTGCCCTCTATTATCGCGTTTGCAGCTGTTTGGACATGGTTGGTCTGAAACGTATGGGAAGAAATCATTTTGATGAGGACGAGAAGGCTTATCTTAGTGATTACAATATGGAAGTGTGGCCAGGATTTGAAACGGCTGTCCGCCAATATGAAGACCACCTTATGCTCTGCATAGAAAATCGTTTCAAAATGATTCGAACTCAATCTGTTTGGCAGATTGTAAGCTTCTTCCTTCGCGATATACAAGCTCAATTCACAATTATCTGCATGTGTGTATATTCAGATGTGTTTTGAACGTGATCGTGTCAGAGGCGACAAGAGTCGATTTCAAGCAGTACTAGAAGAATGCTTAGTGGGAGAAACGGTTTTTGCAAAGTAGGTTTCCAGCGAAGACCAGAATTTTCAGCAACGTAAACTCTGTTTATATTTCAgatataacaataaaatgtaCCGCATAACTTCGATAAATTATGACATGTCGCCAGAATCGACATTCACGCTTGCAGACGGAACAACTACGACACTGAAGGGATATTTTCTAAAGCAGTACGACCTGACTGTAACTGAGAACAAACAGCCGGTTTTGGTGAATGATTGTTTGATTCTCCTAGAATGTGGTGCTTAACGTAGTTCTGCAACAGTTTCTGTGTTGAAACGTAATCAGCGCTCAAAGGTGCGACACTTAATAGCAGTATATCTGACGGAAGCCGAACGGAAAACACAGAGTTCAACACAGGGTGTAGGTTACGAATCTAGGCGTGGGCCCGCTCAATTTCCTTAATCTTCCTTTTGAATGGTGTGGGGTCGGCGTTTGCTGCAATGAGTTAcgctagaacgcgccacctttcTTTACCCTCCGTTTCCCTCAGCAGTATATTGCTTTTACATGAATAGGGTGCTGAAGAGACTTAGCTGATTCTCGACAGCTCGCTTGTGAATGCGATTCGTACACAAAATTGGCGTGTTCCAGCTTATCTCGTAGGAGCAAACGCAGTTTTCTACGCCTGAGGAAGATTAGGGCAGT
This is a stretch of genomic DNA from Necator americanus strain Aroian chromosome II, whole genome shotgun sequence. It encodes these proteins:
- a CDS encoding hypothetical protein (NECATOR_CHRII.G4318.T1), which translates into the protein MSTKSLSSSTKEAKVVDNHLIALDIYMGTVFHGESKSVLDVDIFSPRFFFLRFFFFYQNHHRFQPDSRG
- a CDS encoding hypothetical protein (NECATOR_CHRII.G4319.T1); the encoded protein is MMILIKEEETKKEETWAEDVDIQHRFTFAMEYGPHVDVQGYEMVIDYFRLFLNDQLDEQVWTSEDGEEEKRLDRNYRR
- a CDS encoding hypothetical protein (NECATOR_CHRII.G4321.T1); the encoded protein is MELNLGTLVEAEHWVDVERRADLRFREKLATVSPGSQLHTLLPSLMSVRPNYHFCSRTSSQSNAGNLLIRERVYDCRLRAV